From a single Macrobrachium rosenbergii isolate ZJJX-2024 chromosome 59, ASM4041242v1, whole genome shotgun sequence genomic region:
- the LOC136837490 gene encoding peroxisomal membrane protein 2: MTVLSVLENGLQVYNLSLYRNPLITKATTSAVTCALGEILSQLITKQPKISLQSASRYAIFGFVVTGPLAHYFYKFLEKVVPPTSKGASVKRLLLDRLGFAPLLLLLSLYVLSRMEGKSHRTCKKELQMKYWTALKMNWKVWTPIQFINVNYVPQEYRVLFANFIAIFWIMYIGMKRRQAAEAAKASKEE; the protein is encoded by the exons ATGACTGTGTTGTCAGTGTTAGAAAATGGCCTGCAAGTCTATAACCTCAGCCTATACCGGAATCCTCTCATCACGAAAGCAACTACAAG TGCCGTCACTTGTGCCTTGGGAGAAATCCTGAGTCAGCTGATCACTAAGCAGCCAAAGATCAGTTTGCAGAGCGCTTCTAGATATGCAATTTTCGG TTTCGTGGTCACTGGCCCTCTCGCCCACTACTTCTACAAATTCCTGGAAAAGGTGGTCCCCCCAACGTCCAAGGGCGCATCTGTGAAGAGGCTGTTGCTTGACAGATTAGGTTtcgcccctcttcttcttctgctttctctCTACGTGCTGTCGAGGATGGAG GGTAAAAGCCATCGAACTTGTAAAAAGGAATTGCAGATGAAGTACTGGACGGCGCTGAAAATGAACTGGAAAGTCTGGACGCCCATTCAGTTCATCAATGTGAACTACGTCCCACAAGAG TACCGAGTTCTGTTCGCAAACTTCATAGCCATATTTTGGATCATGTACATCGGAATGAAGAGGAGACAGGCAGCCGAAGCAGCGAAAGCGagcaaagaggaataa
- the LOC136837500 gene encoding major facilitator superfamily domain-containing protein 12-like, with translation MALDKKVKYGYSVGHIFNDLCASMWFTYLLVYLQYVLQLDRGLSGFLLFLGQVADAVSTPLIAMQSDRGCAFGSYGRKKSWHVIGTICVVLSFPFIFIVCWVCFGSLGQGYVLMIGVMICLFQFGWAAVQVSHLALIPDLTDVEAERDELNILRYVFDVCSDMLVYLVAWMAFSKSRTVEEKTAIGPEDAGKFQTITISVMIVGSVFSVIFHVFTPERSGRWTAEEEREVLSTETVDEVRASTAAGAEEEEATARPIGQLGLPDFRMHWRDWMNEPQFYKVMLLYANARLVANLANIYMPIFLQESVHARESMIALIPLCMSLSGVGASFLLKGMRKFIGKKACVVVGIVIGLVAATVSALPWMPEWALYCLSVLWGVSGSLLIVLSLAFTSDIIGVRTESSSFVYGSLCFGDKIVNGLAVFLIQELTRTACLGPDCSNYYRHVMSLGIFIPLMLCFIAMCLISRERLGHTRKLAKAYKEREESSGSNGSSESSEILLSTNTNLGYGTVTKV, from the exons ATGGCGCTCGATAAAAAGGTCAAGTATGGGTACAGTGTGGGTCATATTTTCAATGACCTATGCGCGTCCATGTGGTTCACGTACCTTCTGGTGTACCTGCAGTATGTGCTACAG ctCGATCGTGGCTTGAGTGGCTTTTTGCTGTTTCTGGGACAAGTTGCAGATGCAGTGTCGACGCCGTTGATTGCAATGCAAAGTGACAGAGGTTGCGCATTCGGATCGTATGGAAGAAAAAAATCGTGGCATGTAATTG GCACCATTTGCGTCGTCCTGTCCTTCCCTTTCATCTTCATCGTCTGCTGGGTGTGTTTCGGTTCCTTGGGTCAAGGATACGTCCTTATGATAGGCGTCATGATCTGCCTTTTCCAG TTCGGATGGGCAGCAGTCCAGGTCTCCCACCTGGCTCTAATTCCTGACCTGACAGACGTGGAGGCGGAGAGAGACGAACTGAATATTCTAAG GTACGTCTTCGACGTCTGCAGTGACATGCTGGTGTATCTAGTAGCCTGGATGGCCTTCAGCAAAAGTCGAACCGTCGAGGAAAAAACCGCCATCGGTCCTGAGGATGCTGGAAAGTTCCAG ACGATCACGATCTCGGTGATGATCGTCGGATCGGTCTTCAGCGTGATTTTCCACGTCTTCACGCCCGAAAGGAGCGGGAGATGGAccgcagaagaagaaagggaagtcCTGAGCACGGAGACCGTGGACGAAGTCAGGGCCTCAACAGCGGCTggagcagaggaagaagaagccaCCGCGCGGCCAATCGGACAACTCGGTTTGCCCGATTTCCGCATGCACTGGAGAGACTGGATGAACGAACCCCAGTTTTATAAG GTGATGTTGCTTTATGCCAATGCCCGCTTGGTGGCCAACCTTGCCAACATCTACATGCCCATCTTCCTCCAGGAGTCCGTGCATGCCCGAGAG tCGATGATAGCTCTCATTCCTTTATGTATGAGTCTGTCGGGCGTGGGAGCGTCCTTCCTGCTTAAGGGCATGAGGAAGTTCATTGGCAAGAAG GCCTGTGTCGTTGTGGGCATTGTGATAGGCCTAGTAGCTGCCACTGTCTCTGCCCTGCCATGGATGCCCGAGTGGGCACTCTACTGCTTGTCCGTTTTGTGGGGAGTTTCAGGGTCCTTGCTTATAGTGTTGTCTTTGGCTTTCACCAGTGATATCATCGGCGTGAGgacg GAAAGTTCATCTTTCGTGTATGGAAGTCTCTGCTTTGGGGACAAGATCGTCAATGGCCTCGCCGTCTTTCTTATTCAGGAACTAACCAG GACAGCGTGTCTGGGTCCTGACTGTTCTAACTACTACCGTCACGTGATGAGTCTCGGAATATTCATTCCTCTGATGCTGTGCTTCATTGCCATGTGTCTCATCAGCCGGGAGAGGCTGGGTCATACGCGTAAACTTGCTAAAG CCTATAAGGAACGTGAGGAGTCTTCCGGTTCCAACGGTTCATCGGAGTCCAGCGAGATTCTCCTGTCCACCAACACCAACCTGGGTTATGGAACAGTCACCAAAGTTTAG